A window of Candidatus Margulisiibacteriota bacterium genomic DNA:
GATGAAAATAAAACGCCAGCCAAAAAAACAGACGCGCGGCACGGCGTTTTTTCAGCTCGCGCTGGGGCAGATCTTTTTCCAGCGGCCCGGGCGTGATACTGGCCAGATGTGCCCGCCGCCATTCCCGCGCCGTGCGCGACTCGATAAAAAAATGAATGCCAAAATGCAGAAAAAGAAATATGCCCCAGACGGAGAGCGGCAGAATAAACCACGGGATTTCCGGCGAGGTGGTTTTATTGACGGCGATCAACAGCGCGTTAATGCCGGTGTAGATAAAAAAATGAAAATAAAAAAAGGCTCTGGAAATAAATTTGGCCAGAGCCTTTGACCGGGAATCCATTTATTTTAATATTTTTTGCAACGCCTCCGCGCGGTCAGTTTTTTCCCACGGAAAAACATCCCGCCCGAAATGGCCGTAAGCTGCGGTGTTCCGGTAGATCGGCCGTTTCAAGTCCAGCGCCGTGATGATGCCTTTCGGCGTCAGGTCAAAAACCTGGGGCAGCGCCGCGGCGATTTTTTCTTCAGAGACTTTGCCCGTGCCGTAAGTGTCCACGTTTATCGAAAGCGGCTGTGCGTAACCGATCGCGTAAGCCAGCTGCACTTCGCATTTCTCGGCCAGACCGGCGGCTACGATATTCTTGGCAATATACCGCCCCATGTAAGCGGCCGAGCGGTCGACTTTGGAAGGGTCTTTGCCGGAAAATGCTCCGCCGCCGTGCGAGCCGACGCCGCCGTAACTATCCGCGATTATCTTGCGTCCGGTCAGCCCCGTGTCGCCAGCCGGCCCGCCCAGCTCAAAACGGCCGGTCGGATTGATGAGTATTTTGCAGTCCGCGCTGCGTCTGTCCGCCGGTATGACCGGATCGATGACCAGTTCGGCGATGTCCTTGCGCAGCTGCTCGTTGCTCACTTCGGCGTCATGCTGATGCGACACGACTATTGCCGTGACTTTGCCCGGCCTGCCGTCGTCGTATTCCACCGTGACCTGTGATTTGCTGTCCGGCCGCAGGTATTTTATTTTTCCGGACTTGCGCAGCTCGGCGGCTTTCAGCACCAGCGCGTGCGCGAGATCCAGCGTCAGCGGCAGATAATTTTCCGTCTCGGCGGTGGCGTACCCGAACATCATACCCTGATCGCCCGCGCCCTGTTCTTTAAAATCGCCCAGGCCTTCGGTGACGCCCTGTGAAATATCCGGCGACTGCTGATGTAGATACACTTCGACGCGGCAGGTTGCGGCATTGAAACCATATTCGTCTTTCGTGTACCCGATGTCGGCGATGACCTGCCGCGCGACTTTTTCATAATCCACTTTGGCGGTCGTGGTGATCTCGCCAGCGATGACCACAAGATCGGTCGTGACCAGCGTTTCGCAGGCCACGCGCGAATTTTTGTCCTGCTCGAGGCAGGCGTCGAGTATCGCGTCGGAGATCTGATCGGCGACCTTGTCCGGGTGCCCCTCGGAAATTGATTCGGAAGTGAAAAGATGCTTTGCCTTAATTTTACTCATCAGTACGCTCCTTTTTTGTTTAATCCATACCTAATAGGTAGGGATTATGCGCTTGTTTTCCGCGAATGTCAATTGCCGATCACAACATGTGCCCAGTGCCCGTGCCTGTCCCTTTTTTTTGAAGGTTACGTCCGCTTCGGGCAAAATATTTGCCACGCTTGCCATGTGCCTGTCCCCAAGCCAAACTTCAAACTTTTTTGCCTGCGGAACTTAACAAGCGCGTTAGTGCGAAGTTAAGTGACGCCTACAAGCGTGCGAAGCGCGCGCCGTAAGTGGCGTTTCCCAAAACTTCAAACTTTTTTGCCAAGTGGCACAAATCCTGCAACATAGTTACCTAAAAGTTGGCAAAAATTTCAGATTTTTGCCAAAGGAGTGAGTTTATGAAAAAAGCGGCATTGTGGGGAGTTTTGCTGACCGCGCTACTGGCGGCGGAGTTTTCCGCGGAGGCGGTCACTACTATAGAAAGCCCGCTGATTGGCCGGCAGGTGGTTACGCAGAGCCTCACCGAGTTGCCGCGGCCAGAAAAAGTTTATCAAGATAAGCTGTTTGCGGAATTTGATTTTCAGACCACTGAAACAGCCACCGGACTGCAGATGACCGGCACGCCAAAAAAAGCGGACTCAAGTTTTTCCCGCTTGCTTATCCAATTGGACAAAAATAAAAATTTGCTGGAACTGCGCCTTTACAGCCGGGCGGGGCAGGAAGTGCTTTCGCTTAAAAATACTTACGAGGAGCGGGGCGGTATTTTTCTGCCGGCGCACACCGAAGTGTTTTTAAGCGAGAGCAAACTCCGCGCCGTCACCGAATACCGCAATGTCCAATTTGAGGGAGAAACAAAATGAAAAAAATATTTTTCCTTCCATTGTTGTTGCTATTGTTGTGCGGGTTAAGCGCCGGGCTGGCGGCGGAAATCCAGCCGGTCAATTTGCGCGCTTTGCCGGAACACATGCGCTCTTACAAAAATTACCTGGTGGTTTTTGTGCATGGCATGGGTAGTGACGCTGAAGCCTGGACGGAATTAAAAAAGCGTCTGCCGGATCTGGTCGGCGATCCGGATTTTGCCGGACATCTTTACGCCTACACTCTCTCCGACCCCAATGCCGCGTATTACGGCAACGCCGCCGAGCTAAAAGACTGGCTGTCCGCCGCCCGCCGGGAATTTATTGCCGCGCACCCTGATTGGCCGCCGGACAAAATTCCGGCCAAATTTATTTTGCTGACCCACAGCATGGGCGCGCTGACCGCACGGTCGTATATTTATTCCGACACTCTGGCGGCGGCGCGTGTGGACGCCAAAAATTTTCCGCGCGGTTTTTATCAGGACGATGTGCAAAAGGCGGTCTTTCTCGCGCCGCCGCATCGCGGCTCGAGCATGGCGGACTTTATTTATCACTACATGCTTTCCGATCAGGGTTACTATATCGGCTCGGCCGGCGTTTTGCGCCAGGCCTGGGATATTTACGACCGGCTGGCGCAGGCTCTGGAAGCGCTGGAAAAACTCAAAGAATTCGATATGTCTAAACTTAAGTTTGAATTCGACGAAGACGGTGTAAAACTTGGCCAGAGTTTTGATCTGCCGTCGGAGCTGCAGAAACTCAATGACGAGTTTTGCCGACTTTTTGAGGAATATGAATTCAGCCTGCGTCTGGCCGACGACGGCAAATATCAGGCCTCACTGCGTGATTTGCAAAATAAAATCGCGCAATTGACCGAGTTGTACGATTCATTCAGCCGGCTGGGTTCAATATTTGGCGAATTGGATTCCGCGCCGCTACTGACTTTTCCGCTGCTGAAAACTTTGGTGGAGGCCAATAATTATCTGGCGTCAATTTTGGTCAAGGATCTGCTGGACACGCTGCTGACGCAGTACTTTCTGAAAGAGCAGATAGAGGGCGGCGCCGTGCGGTCTTTGTTGAGCCGCAGCCCGGTGACAACGGTTTTGAATCTGGCGTCTTTGCCGCCGAACTATGATCCGGTGCTGTACCGCAATATTATTCCGCGCGGGCTGGTCGCTTTTGACCGGCGGAATACAGAGGTTTTCAATCAATCGTTTTACGGCAATCTGCCCGCGCTGCTGGGCGCCGCCGAAGAGCTTACTAACTTCACGCCGGGCAGCTTTATTTCCGGTCTGGCTGCCAATTCTTATCAGGTCAAACTGCTGTCCTCGCCGGAGTATCAGCGCCTGCCGTCTGGTGAGGCGCGGCTGCTGGCTTTACTGATGAGTTACGCGCGCGGCCTTTTTACCGTGGAGGGCGACGGCGCGGTAGATATCGACAGTCTGCGCGGCCGGGACATTCCCAATCTGTCCGCCGCCAAAAATTATTACAAAGATTTTGCGCATGACGATCTGGCGGATTATTTTGACCACGGTTTTTTGGAGAACACTGTCGAAGCCGAGGCTGCCTGCGTGGTGGTCGAGCTGGCTTTAAATGCTTTCGGCTGGACTACTCCACCGGGTGTGCGCGGCGCGATCCGCGCCATGCCGTTGTTCGATTTTGTTTCTGTGGTTGTGCAGCGGCAGGAAGCTTTGGCACAGGATTTTCTCGCGCATAATAATATTTTGCTGCCGCAGAATTCCCTACCGCAAATCGAACAGTCTTTGTACGAGGCGCCGCTGCTGGTTTTGCAGAATATTTACACGGTCTCCGGCGATGAGCAGATCGAGCTGGGTGCTGACGCTTTGCAGGAGCAGACCGCTGCTGACCAGACTAATACCACACTCCCGCTGCGCCGCGGCGCCAAGACTTTTTATCTGCCACTGGCCTACAATGTCAAAGCTCCGCAGGTGCGTTTGTCCGCTGAGCTTTACGATCTGGCCCCGCATTTGGCCAAACTGGAGTACTCTTTCAATTTTGCGCCGTACACCACCGCGCCGGTTGACAAATGGGGCGCGGTGACCCTGCCGGATTTTTCCGTGGCAGAGGGGCAGAATATTATTGCTTTTCGCGCGGTCAACCGCCTCGGCCAAACGACCGAGCAGTTTCTGCGCATCATTCGTTCCAGCACACCGCTGCTGGCTTCGGAAATTTTTCCCGAGCCTTTTGCCGCGGTCAATACCGGCAATCTGACGCTCAGCCTCGTTTTATACAACGCGCAATTTATAACTGACAATCTTGGTGTTTCCAGTATCGACGAATTGATTGTTGACGGAGAAAAATTAAGCCCCGGCCAGTACGCTTTGTCCCGTGGTGCAAACCAGACTTACCGCAATTATCTCAAACTCACCGCGCCGCTGACTTTGGGCGAAGGCCGGCATACACTTTCGCTCCAGGCGCACGATGCTTACGGCCATCATAATTCCACCAACTGGTTTTTTACTGTCGATGCCCTGCCGCCGGAAATAAATATAGAAGAGCTTTGGCCGGTGTCCATTGGGCAGCTGCTGACGGTGAATTACTTTATCTCTGATAATTTTACAGTCTTGAGCGATCTGCAGATCAATTTGCGGACTGACGAGGAAGTTTTGAGCAGCAGAAACTATGCGCTGGCTGGCGCGGGACCGCAGCAGGAATTATTTGCGGTCGGCGATTGGCCGGACGGCGAATATATTTTGGAGATCGGGGTGGCGGATCAAGCCGGCAATCGCGCCGTGCGCCAGACGGCGGTCATTATCGACAGTCAGCCGCCGCGGGTTTCCTGGCAAAAAAACGCCAATACTTCCAAATTTATTTTAACGGCCAGTGAAAAAATATCCGGCCAGGTGATTCTCGCGCGCGAGCAGCTGCGCGTCCCGCTGCCCCTGGATTTTGTTACGGAAAATATTTATGCCGCGGATTTTTCCGGTTTGCCGGATGGCGTTTATGCCGCGCGCGCCCTGGTCAGCGATCTGGCCGGCAATACGGTCAGTTTGATACTGGACGATTTATGTTTGGACACGCGCGGCCCGCAAATTGTCAGCCTGCGCGCCGAACCGGTCATTTTAAATGGAGATAATTCTTACCGGACAAAAATTATCTGCGCCGCTCCGGACGCGGTGCGGGCGGACGTCCTTGTCAAGCATAAATCTTCCGGTCAGGAAATAATTAAGGCGCCGCTGGAGACGCGGGACGGTGTTTTCATTATAGAGTGGTCAGCCGCGCCATATCCCCGCGGCGCGTATATTGCGCTGGTGACTGTGACAGACCGCTCGGGCCGGCAGACCGCGCGCGAGTGCGAGATTATCAAGGACGGCATCACTCCGGAAATTATTTTGCCTGCGGCCGGAGGGCAGGCTGGGGGCGTTGTTTCGGTGACCGGCAAAGCCGTGGACCCGGACTGGAACAACGCTCTGGATTTCGATTTTTATGCTTTGTATTGGGCGGCTGGCTGGCAGCCGCTGCCGGAAAATTTGCGCGCTGTCGACACAGCTGTTTGGCAGACAACCGGTCTGGAAACCCCGCAGCTCGACAGAGCGCCGGATACGCCGTGGAATATTTCCTGCCGCCAATCTCCTGAAAACGGCCTGCTGGCCTGGTGGGATACGCGCGCCCTGCCCGCCGGACAATATACTTTGCTTTTGTTAGCCGCGGAAAAAAATCCGGGTCTTGCGGTCGGCGCGGTGTGTCAGGTATTGATCGAGCCGCCGCCGGAAAACCGGGCGGATTTTCGGGTGAACCTGGAGCAGACCGCCTCGCAAAATACAAAATTTACGCTAGTCAATCTGGGCAGCACGGCCAATATCAGCGCGGAGATAATTGATAAATACGGCCATGTTGTGCAGCAGCATTTTTGGCCGGATGTGCCGGCCGCGGTTTATCTCGGCCAGCCGGAAATTTCTGCCGCCGGCGTTTATTTATGGCAAGCCGCAGACTGGCATTTACGGTTGGCCGCTACGGAAAATAGCTCTTTTCAGCTGCTGCTGGCCGGCATCGGCGAGGTGCTGGCGGCGGACATTCCCTACACGCTTAATTCCGGCCTTTTGCAAATCGAGGGGCAGTCCGGCGGCGAAATTGTTTTTGCCTTGCGGCCGCAGACGGACAGCTTGTTTATAAATACTCAAGACAGCGCGCCGCTTTATATTGGAGCCAGCCGTTATCAGCCGCCGGCCAATGTTTACTGGCTGTCGGCCAAGCAGTCGGCCGGCGCGCTGGATCTAACCTGGGATGGCCGCTTGACCAGCGGCGGATATTCTGATAGTGGAGAGTATTACTTTCAACTATCATGTTATAATACTGACGGCGGCGGTTTTAAACGCGCCGTAATTACTTTCAATATCGAAACGCCTTTTGCCGCGCAGAGCGGCGGCCTGACTCCGGTGGACGGCAGCTTTGACGCTTTTGGCGAGTTGCATAAAATTACTTTGGCTTACAAAGTAAATAAAGACAGTTATTTGCGCGCGGCTGTGCTGGACGAGACCGGCGTGACAATTTCTGTCCTGCCGGAAGAAAAAATTCTGGGGTCGACGCAGCTTAAATATTTGAGCTGGAACGGAGCGTACCCTGATTTTGCCGGACGGCAGAGGCTGGTCAGCGGCAATTACCGCATTTTGCTGACTTTGCGCGCCTGCGACGGCTCGGCTGAACAGATATTGTCTTACGATAATATCAAAATTCAGAATAATATTTCCGGCGATCTGGCGCGCCTTGAGCCGCTTGGCGAAGCTCTGCTTTTCAATGGCCAGACTGTGCAGGCTGTCAGCGGTTCGTCACAGTATTATTGGTCAGCGCGCGGCGAAGGCGTCTACACGGTGCCCCAGACTTTTAGTTATGAACTGGAGTTGTCCGGCGAGCAGGCCGTGACCGCCGCGCCTTTTGTGCCTTTTGCCGGACTGTATCACCGCGGGTTTAACAGAGTTGATCTTGTGGTCGAAGTTTCTTATGAATGGAGCGTTGATTATAAAAACGGCAGCGGCGCCGGCTGGAAAACAATGCAGGAGGGCTGGGAAAGCGATGATTTTTCTGTGGCGCTTACCCTGCAAAATCAAACGGTCAGCAATATTTCCGCGCGGAGTGACCACGGCAGCGGCTGGAAAATTACCAATCTTGATTATGGTTATGTTAATCCCGGGGCGGATCATATTTCGGTTACGCTGAAAGATACCGCTGGAAATGTACTTTGTTCCGGTGGCAGCAATGGCGGAATATTTGAAAGCGCCAATTTCTGCAATGGAGCCTTTGACATCAAGGTATCCACGGTGGCTGGTTATGATAAGAAAAGCGGGAAATGTTACATATACAGTAAGATCGATCGGTTGAGGCTTAAAGACGACATCAAGTATTCCCGCCTGACCAACCGCTATTACGCCTGGTACGGCTACGTCAACAAATACTATCCGCAGGAAATGGATTTTTCGGCGATGTGGAATGATCTGGGCAAATTGGGTTTTGTGCCGAGCAGTTATTTTCTCAACGGCTTGACCGCCTCGACTTTGAACGCGCTTTTTGCCGAAACTTATCCGCAGGTCATCAGCGGCACAGCGGCGCAAAATCAGAGCTTGATCGAGGCTTTGCAAAAAATAAATATTCTGTATGAATCCATGCCCTGCACGGACAATAGTTATTATCAATATTTGGCGGATGAATACTGCGAGTTTATTCCCATGACTTCCGGCCAGACTTATTTCACGCCGGAAAAATTGCCGTCGAGCGACCTGACGGCCAAAGCCGCGGTGTATACGGATTTTGTGGTGACCGCAAATATTCTCTGGCCGGCCAGCGAGGAATATATAGTGGGTGAAGAAAATAAGGCCAAGCGGCTGATCGATGACCTGGCGGCCAGACGGGAAATCGAGCTGGTGGATTATCCGGCGCTGCCGCGGATTTTTGACAAGCAGTCGATTAATTTTGGCGGCTTGGGCTTTAGCCGTCTGCCGGTGCAGGCCGCGCTTGGCAAGAACGGCCTGTATCAAAAGAGTTTGCTGGATATTACGGCGCGTCTGCCCAAAACGGTAAACCGCAATTCTCTACAGGTGAAAATCATCAACAATTCCCCCGCGGCGGAGGTCTGGCTGGACGGCGGCAATGTGCTGGCGCGGTATTCCAGCGCGCGGCCGGAACAGACTTTGGCCTGGTCTACCGAGCAGGATTTTTTCCTGCGCCACGGCGTGATCGACAGCGCGGCTTTGCGTTTCAACGCGCAGAGTTACGCGCCGCAGTCCGAACCGCTTTATTTATATGAAGCGTATTTCGATCCCTTGAACCGCCGCGCCGATCTGCCTGCCCAGAATATTACGCCGGTCGATTACTACACTTTTTTGGCGCAGGATTATTATAACGCGGACTCCGGCTATGTTCTGAATCCCAATTTGGATTTCACGCGCTGGACTGTGCAGGTATACGACCAGACTGGTCAGCCCAATCAAGACTTCACGGTCACAGAAGTGAATTTAAGCAATGAAAATATCTGGCAAAATAATTTCCGGCTCCAGCTGAATCTCGACGCCGCGGAAAAACGTTATGTGGAAATTTGCGGGCAGGCGGCCGACGCTTATGAGCTGCTTTATTTTGACGGCGAGACCTGGCGGACAATTTGCACCGGCAATGCCGCCAGCGGGCGTTTGGGCTGGTGGGATGTGACGCAGTTGAACGGCGCGTACACGCTGGCTTTAAAAGCAGCCACGGACGACGACGCATATTCTTTGGCCACGCAGGAGATTTTCCTTGGCCAGCTTTTGCGGCGCGGAGAGTCTGACGCGGCGCGCCGAAAAATCAGCAGTCCTTACAAACGCGCGGAAGTTTTCTTTCACCCGCAGTCTTTTGCTGAGGACAAATTCATTACTGTCGCGCCGGTCAAATTGCAGGAGCTCGATCTGAAAAACAGGCCGGATATTTACGCGCTGGGGCCGGTAATGGAAATTTTACCGCACGGCTCGTCTTTTCCCGAGCCGGACAAACGTCCCACGGTGGTTTTCCGCTATAGTCAGGCTGATCTGGCCGAACTGCGTGCCCGGGGCGTGGATCTGGATAAACTGGGTTTGTATTACATCAACGCAGACGGTGAGCTGGAGAGCGCGAACAGCCAGATAACGCAGACAGAATACGGCGTGGAAATTCTGACAGTTTTACAGCACTTTTCGCCGTATACTGTGCTGGCCGGCGAGGTGCCGCCGCTGCCGACATTTAACGCGGCTTGGAGCGATCTGCGCGGTCGTCGTCTGAAAATTTTTGGCCGAGCCAGGCCGCAGAGCGCGCTGGAAATTTATCTGGATGATGATGAATTTTTCGGTGACAGCGACGGCGCGGACATTGTGGACAGTATTACAGCGACGACTGATGCCGCGGCCTGGATTTTTGACCGCCGCGCCTGGAACGCTGATTATCTGGACAAACTTGACCCCGAACAAAAAGACAAAGCGCTGGCGGCTAGGCGGCTGCTGCAGGAAATGTACTGGGCGGCGCTGGCGGACAATCAGGCGGCTGAGCAGGAGTATGCGCGGCAATATGCGGAGCTGATCACCGCCGACCAGACCAGAGCTGAGTTGATCCGCGAATTTTTGCTGGCGAATAATCGGGCTGATTTGCTGACGGCTAGTTCCGGTGTGGCTCTGCAGGAAGAAATAGGTTTGCGATTGGCTTTGACCGCGCCGACTTTAAATAATGTTTTGCCGGAACGTTTAGAGGTAATCCTGCGCCAGTCTTTTCCGCTGCTCCTTGGCCAGCCAGCCGCGATTTTTAAAACGACCGCCGATGACAGCGGGTACTTTGTCTGCGAGTTGCCGCTGGAAAATCCGACCGCCAGTATTTTTGTGACTTATGCATTGACCGGCAATATTCAAAACCGGCCGGTGGCGCGGCTGGATTTTGTGGCTGATCCGGAAGCGCCGCAATTCTTAGCCGTGGCTCTCTCCAGCGCCTATGCCAATCGGGAAAACCCGGCGCTGTCCGTCACTTTGAATTTAAGCGAAGCGGCCAAGCTGCTGATCTCCGCTTACAACGCGCGCGGTGAATTGCTGGATTTGCAATATGAGAATACTTATTTGCCGGAGCATACTTTGCAATTCGCGCCGCCTGCGGAAGGAGTGTTTTATTATACGGTGCAGGCTTTTGATCCGGCTGGCAACGCCGGCCCGCCGCTGGGTTTTACAGTTACGGCTGATTTTTCACCGCCGCTGCGGACGGACATTCAAGCGCCGCAGTATATCAATCCGCAGAAAAATAATTTGCTGGAGCTGATCCATTTTGCGGAAAGTATTGCGACGTATTCTATTGCGCTTACCGAAAATATAAATTATGAATATTTTATTTCCGCGGCTGATGCGGCTGGCAATGTCGTAACTTTGAGCGGCGTGGTTTATGCGGACACCGAGCCGCCTTTATTGACGGATTTTAGTTTTGGCCCGCAGGCTCAGCGCGGCGTGCGGATATACTGGCCGGAAACAGAAACCGCCAATTACCTGCTGACAGCCAGGTCGCTCAATTCCAGCTCCGGCCAGACCTATAATATTGCGGGGAATTATTATTATGATCAGCTGGTCAGTCCGGATACTTTTTATGAATATACTTTGCAGGCGGTGGACGCGGCCGGCAATACCAGCAATATTTTAAGCCGGTTGATTTATACAGCGGACGATTCCGCTCAGGTACTGTCTGACGGCCGCGCCCTGATTTATCAGGATATTCAAATCCAGGAAATTCCAGCGCGGCCGGACAGTTTGTTTGTCGCGCGGAAATTATCCGTAGACCGCAGCCAAACCACTAAAGTTCAATTGACACCGGTTTACCGTTTTCTGGCCAGCGGGCAGGAACGTTTGCTTGAGCCGCTGACCGTCACCCTGTCTTTTGCGCCGGAAAGTTTGGCTGAGAAATACATCAGGCCGGAGACGCTGTTTGTCGAGGGAGGCGAGCTGCTGACGGTCAATTATCAAACGGGCGCAGCGGTTTTCCGCGCACTGGATTTCGGCGATTACGCTTTGTTTGGCCTGCCGGAATACCGCTTGTTTGACCACACCGCGCCGCTGCTGCGTTTTTTGAATATTAAGAACGGCGATTATCTTGATCCAGCGGCTACTTTGAGCGTGGAAGTGCGGGAACAGGACTCCGCCGTGGACACGCAAAATATGTATTTGCTGCTGGATAATAAGCGTTATGTTTTGCCGCCGGAAAATCTGCGCGGCGAGCGCCTGGAAATAAAACTCTCCGCTCTCAGTTATTTGCCGGACGGCGGGCATATTTTAGATTTATTTGTTGGCGATCTGGCCGGCAATACCGCCAACGCCGCTTTGCGGTTTTCCGCCGCGCAGGAATTTCAGATCACCAAAATTCTGCCCGCGCCCAATCCTTTTGACGAGAACGGCGTTTATTTTACCTATCAGCTTTCCCGTCCAGCGGGCCGGATCGAGATCAGGATTTATGACACCAACGGCCGTCTGGTGCGCGAGCTGAATAATTGCAGCAATCAGGCCGGTTTTAATAGCACGCGCTGGGACGGCTGCGACCGCCGTGGCGCTTTTGTGGCCAACGATGTGTATCTCTATGTGCTCAAGATCGAGCAGGACGGCCGGGAGAGAATAATTAAAGGCAAAGTCGCGGCTTTGCGCTGACCTAATAAAGAAAGGAGTTTTTATGAAAAAAATTATTTTGGCGATTTGCGGCGCGGCGCTGCTCTGGGCTGATAACAACGCGGTGGATTTTTTGCAGACTGGTTTGAGTGCGCGCAGCCTGGCCCTCGGCAATGCGGTGACGGCGGCCGGCGGTCATCTCGACACCGCTTTTAGCAATCCCGCCGCTCTGCAGGAGGTAGAAGGCGAGTTTTTTTCGGCGGCGCTGAATAATTTTGATCTGGTCAACGGCCGGATGTTTGCCGCGGCCGGCCGGATCTGGCCTGGCCGCAATCCGCTGGTAGTGGGTCTGGTTTACGCCGGCTCGGAAATCCACAATATAGACAAAACGCTGCTTTCCGCAGACGGGCGTCCGCTGGAAATCGGCAGTTTTGATTCTTTTAAACACAACGGCTCCTTGCTGCTGGCTTACCGGACAAGCCGCAGTCTCTGGTGGGGCTTTAGTTTGCGCCGTTATCTTTATGCGCTCGACACGGAGACAGCGGAGGCGACCGGTCTGGATCTGGGCTGGCTCTGGCAGCTGCCGAGCTGGAAAAGCTGCCAGTTTTTTACAGGCGCGAGCCTGCGCAATCTTTTTCGAACAAAAGTTGCCTGGAGCACCGGACATTACGACACGCTGCCGCTGGGTTTGAATTCCGGTCTGGCCGCGCGGCGGAAGATCTGGGGACATCCTCTGCTGGCCAGTCTGGACTGTGTTTGGCAGGAAGAGCAGAGTTTATTTTTTCGTTCCGGTCTGGAATACACTCTGGATTGGATCGCGCTACGTTTGGGCTGGGACGAGGGTTTGACTTACGGCTTGGGCTTGAGTTATTTCGGCCTCAACATTGATTATGCGCAGACCCTGCATGAAGAGCTTGGCTTGCAGCAAAGGGTCTCGCTGTTATTTCAACTATAGTATTACAAAAAGTGTACAAAAAGGAATATATATT
This region includes:
- the metK gene encoding methionine adenosyltransferase, whose protein sequence is MKAKHLFTSESISEGHPDKVADQISDAILDACLEQDKNSRVACETLVTTDLVVIAGEITTTAKVDYEKVARQVIADIGYTKDEYGFNAATCRVEVYLHQQSPDISQGVTEGLGDFKEQGAGDQGMMFGYATAETENYLPLTLDLAHALVLKAAELRKSGKIKYLRPDSKSQVTVEYDDGRPGKVTAIVVSHQHDAEVSNEQLRKDIAELVIDPVIPADRRSADCKILINPTGRFELGGPAGDTGLTGRKIIADSYGGVGSHGGGAFSGKDPSKVDRSAAYMGRYIAKNIVAAGLAEKCEVQLAYAIGYAQPLSINVDTYGTGKVSEEKIAAALPQVFDLTPKGIITALDLKRPIYRNTAAYGHFGRDVFPWEKTDRAEALQKILK
- a CDS encoding outer membrane lipoprotein carrier protein LolA, producing MKKAALWGVLLTALLAAEFSAEAVTTIESPLIGRQVVTQSLTELPRPEKVYQDKLFAEFDFQTTETATGLQMTGTPKKADSSFSRLLIQLDKNKNLLELRLYSRAGQEVLSLKNTYEERGGIFLPAHTEVFLSESKLRAVTEYRNVQFEGETK